In Trichocoleus desertorum NBK24, the following are encoded in one genomic region:
- a CDS encoding HD domain-containing protein: protein MLPNSSRTYHDPLHGAIALDNSDPTEALLIRLIDTPAFQRLRRIRQLGPASLTFHGAEGSRFTHSLGVMAIARRVFDRIAKRYPQVQPYRPIVLCAALLHDIGHGPFSHTSEEIFGNHHEAWTRRILRESAPVRQLLDHFDPNLVDSLEQVYLKKYPVPFVWQLISSQLDCDRLDYLMRDSYFTGASYGKLDLDRILMALSYDPVSQQLVVARKGMAAIEHYLIVRYFMYAQVYNHPKNIAATWVLEHAFRRACEQFALGDIAADATVAAWLTQARTTGKADSQNNRGHALAEVLPLAQYLAADDGVLTYHLQRWQHCADPVLADLCRRFLDRDLLKALDISGLSPTEQENLMQQVSLWLAGFSPTYYAGIRVACSRGYTLYQRGIKLQTAVGLQEISDLSPLVNTLTQPVQRVWLIYPSDIEPLLSNSYPKLGSV, encoded by the coding sequence GTGCTGCCTAATTCCAGTCGCACCTACCATGACCCCTTGCATGGGGCGATCGCGTTGGATAACAGTGATCCAACCGAAGCTTTACTGATTCGCCTGATCGATACACCTGCCTTTCAGCGGTTGCGCCGGATTCGCCAACTTGGCCCCGCTAGTCTCACCTTTCATGGGGCCGAAGGCTCTCGCTTTACCCATTCTTTGGGAGTAATGGCGATCGCGCGGCGAGTGTTCGATCGCATTGCCAAACGTTATCCCCAAGTGCAACCCTATCGCCCCATTGTTTTGTGTGCGGCGTTGCTGCATGACATTGGGCATGGCCCCTTTAGCCACACCAGCGAAGAGATTTTTGGTAATCACCATGAAGCGTGGACACGGCGGATCTTGCGAGAATCTGCTCCTGTCCGCCAGCTTTTAGACCACTTTGACCCGAATTTGGTAGATAGCCTAGAGCAGGTCTACTTAAAGAAGTATCCAGTTCCTTTTGTTTGGCAGTTGATCTCCAGTCAACTCGATTGCGATCGCCTTGACTACTTAATGCGTGATAGCTACTTCACGGGTGCTTCCTACGGCAAGCTTGACCTCGATCGCATTTTGATGGCTCTGAGCTATGACCCCGTAAGCCAGCAGTTGGTTGTAGCTCGCAAAGGCATGGCCGCGATCGAGCACTATTTGATCGTGCGCTACTTCATGTATGCCCAAGTTTACAACCATCCCAAAAACATTGCCGCAACTTGGGTGTTGGAACATGCTTTTAGACGGGCCTGTGAGCAATTTGCTTTGGGCGACATTGCAGCAGATGCCACCGTTGCGGCTTGGCTGACTCAAGCGAGGACAACAGGAAAAGCGGATTCCCAGAATAATAGGGGCCATGCTTTAGCAGAGGTATTGCCACTTGCCCAATACTTGGCTGCTGATGATGGCGTATTAACCTACCACCTACAGCGTTGGCAGCATTGTGCTGATCCGGTGTTAGCAGATTTGTGCCGTCGGTTTCTCGATCGCGATCTTCTCAAAGCTTTAGATATTTCTGGTTTAAGTCCGACTGAGCAAGAAAATTTGATGCAACAAGTATCGCTTTGGTTAGCAGGTTTCAGCCCTACTTACTACGCTGGTATCCGTGTTGCTTGTAGCCGTGGTTACACGCTTTATCAACGGGGTATTAAATTACAAACCGCAGTGGGTTTACAAGAAATTAGTGACTTATCACCTTTAGTAAACACCCTGACTCAGCCTGTTCAGCGAGTTTGGCTGATCTATCCCAGTGACATTGAGCCGCTACTCTCAAACTCTTATCCCAAACTCGGCTCGGTTTAG
- a CDS encoding ATP-binding protein — MELLTAVADQLAIAIHQATLYQQIQRHNHTLEAQVAQRTAELEYFFDALPDHIFVLHREGMTLSFCNHAFAKSLGYSDRQCIQGKSIFECLPSNLLNHFAEQNLQVFRSGQTLHAQETVIFPSGMRHLDTFKVPLKKPDGEVYGLLGTSRDITELIETRQALSERTEQLQDALTAACKASQAKSEFLATMSHELRTPLTSVIGMSSALLSCLFGSLTPKQSEYLGIIHNSGAHLLQLINDILDLSKIEAGKASLQISCFSLQDVAEQCVALLREKAYAQKLRLSHDLAGLQNCDRFVGDERRVKQILLNLLSNAVKFTPQGGQVWLRMRCDGTTVTIEVEDTGIGIAIDKHHLLFEAFQQIDSALNRKHEGTGLGLALTRQLVEMHNGSINFKSQVGLGTTFIVHLQAQLPKAEFN, encoded by the coding sequence GTGGAACTGTTAACGGCAGTGGCCGATCAATTGGCGATCGCGATTCATCAAGCCACTCTCTATCAACAAATTCAGCGGCACAATCACACCTTAGAAGCTCAGGTGGCACAACGCACAGCCGAGCTAGAATACTTCTTCGACGCCCTACCCGATCATATTTTTGTTTTGCATCGCGAGGGCATGACTTTATCGTTTTGCAATCACGCCTTCGCCAAATCACTTGGTTACAGCGATCGGCAATGCATCCAAGGTAAATCCATCTTTGAGTGTCTCCCTAGCAACTTACTCAATCATTTTGCCGAGCAAAATTTGCAAGTGTTTCGGTCGGGTCAAACCCTGCACGCCCAAGAAACCGTTATTTTTCCGAGTGGCATGCGTCACCTAGACACATTCAAAGTACCCCTCAAAAAACCAGACGGTGAGGTTTATGGTCTGCTTGGGACATCCCGCGACATCACTGAGCTGATCGAAACTCGTCAAGCTTTATCCGAGCGCACCGAACAACTCCAAGATGCCTTAACGGCTGCCTGTAAAGCTAGTCAGGCCAAAAGTGAGTTTCTAGCCACCATGAGCCACGAACTACGCACTCCGCTCACTTCAGTGATTGGCATGTCTTCCGCTCTCCTTAGCTGCTTATTTGGCTCGCTGACGCCCAAACAAAGCGAGTACTTAGGGATCATTCACAACAGCGGTGCTCATCTGCTGCAACTGATTAACGATATTTTAGATCTATCCAAAATTGAGGCAGGCAAAGCTTCCTTACAAATTAGCTGTTTCTCTTTGCAAGACGTAGCGGAACAATGCGTTGCCTTGCTGCGCGAAAAAGCTTATGCCCAGAAGTTGAGGCTCAGTCACGACTTAGCAGGTTTGCAAAACTGCGATCGCTTTGTAGGTGATGAACGCAGAGTTAAACAAATCCTCTTAAACCTGCTCTCGAATGCAGTTAAGTTCACGCCTCAAGGTGGGCAGGTTTGGCTCCGCATGCGTTGCGATGGCACCACAGTCACGATCGAAGTAGAAGACACAGGTATCGGCATTGCCATAGACAAGCACCACTTGCTCTTTGAAGCTTTTCAGCAGATTGATAGTGCCTTAAATCGTAAACATGAAGGCACTGGATTAGGACTCGCCTTGACGCGGCAGTTAGTGGAAATGCACAACGGCAGCATCAACTTCAAATCTCAGGTGGGATTAGGAACGACTTTTATCGTACATCTCCAAGCTCAGTTGCCGAAAGCAGAATTCAATTAA
- a CDS encoding alpha/beta fold hydrolase, whose translation MLQFQPPGFRQSVVQTSLGSIAYYTQSTQPESWFPSDTEGLPPLVFLHSFGGGASAYEWSKVYAAFATTHRIIAPDLIGWGQSAHPVRDYQVADYLTTLTEFLQQVSEQPVCVVAASLTAAIAIRLAIQQPNLLRSLFLVCPSGFDDFGQSAGRRLPLQLIRTPLLDSFIYTLGAMNEVAVRNFLERFLFARPERVSPEMVAAYLASAQQPNAEYAALAFLRGDLYFDLTQYLGQLTIPSCMVWGEQAQFTGIALGRRLAELNPKAVQAFRVIPDAGVLPQLEQPAIVTGLLQHYLQNL comes from the coding sequence ATGCTCCAGTTTCAACCTCCTGGTTTTCGGCAAAGCGTGGTCCAAACCTCTCTGGGTTCGATCGCCTACTATACTCAGTCCACTCAACCAGAATCCTGGTTTCCCAGCGATACCGAAGGGTTACCCCCGCTCGTTTTTTTGCACAGCTTTGGGGGTGGAGCCTCCGCCTACGAATGGTCTAAAGTTTATGCTGCTTTCGCTACTACCCACCGGATTATTGCGCCCGATTTAATTGGCTGGGGGCAATCTGCTCATCCGGTGCGCGATTACCAAGTAGCCGATTATCTGACTACCCTAACGGAATTTTTGCAACAAGTATCTGAGCAACCTGTTTGTGTGGTTGCCGCTTCACTCACCGCTGCGATCGCGATTCGTCTAGCCATTCAACAGCCCAACCTCTTGCGATCGCTCTTTCTGGTCTGTCCTTCTGGGTTTGATGATTTTGGACAAAGTGCAGGCCGTCGCCTCCCCTTGCAGTTGATTCGCACGCCGCTACTGGATAGCTTCATTTACACGCTAGGAGCTATGAACGAAGTGGCGGTACGGAACTTTCTAGAACGATTTCTCTTTGCTCGGCCAGAGCGCGTTTCTCCAGAAATGGTGGCCGCTTATCTAGCTTCGGCGCAGCAACCCAATGCTGAATATGCGGCACTGGCTTTTTTACGAGGCGATCTCTACTTTGACTTAACGCAGTACTTAGGGCAGCTCACCATACCCAGTTGCATGGTATGGGGCGAGCAGGCTCAATTTACTGGCATTGCTCTAGGACGACGTTTGGCTGAGTTGAACCCCAAAGCAGTCCAGGCTTTTCGAGTGATTCCCGATGCAGGCGTGTTGCCACAATTAGAACAGCCTGCAATTGTCACTGGGCTGCTACAGCATTATCTGCAAAATCTTTAG
- a CDS encoding DUF2993 domain-containing protein, with translation MFGGLSGLTTPPGSGTDFGERMLNTVASQSIRHLFTQSESVEVAVRCFPSSKLLQGSIDSFKMSGRGLIIRKDFWVEEMSFETDAVSIDFGSILGGKIRLKQSTQAVAQVTLTEDGINQAFQSELVQKRLQNLTMSELTNLSGGEPVSFREVQLQLLPNNQVKILAKTDLPNCEAVPVSMSATLDVERRRRILFQNSQFEPEVVPESLRAISEILTKAFAQVLNEMVDLDRFNLDGVLMRINRLETQGKKLVFSGYAQIDRFPGGN, from the coding sequence ATGTTTGGCGGTCTTTCTGGTTTGACAACTCCTCCCGGTTCCGGCACCGACTTTGGTGAGCGTATGCTCAACACGGTTGCCAGCCAAAGTATTCGTCATCTGTTTACTCAGAGCGAGTCAGTGGAGGTTGCTGTCCGTTGCTTCCCTTCCAGCAAACTCCTCCAGGGCAGCATTGACAGCTTCAAGATGAGCGGTCGTGGTTTAATCATCCGCAAGGATTTTTGGGTCGAGGAAATGTCATTTGAAACGGATGCAGTTTCAATTGATTTTGGCTCGATTTTGGGTGGAAAAATTCGTTTGAAGCAGTCAACCCAAGCTGTTGCTCAAGTTACCTTGACAGAAGACGGTATTAACCAAGCGTTCCAGTCTGAGCTGGTGCAAAAACGTCTTCAAAACCTCACCATGTCAGAACTGACTAACCTGTCTGGGGGAGAGCCCGTTTCATTTCGCGAAGTGCAGTTACAGTTGCTGCCCAATAACCAAGTCAAGATCTTGGCTAAGACTGACCTACCTAACTGTGAGGCGGTTCCGGTCAGTATGAGCGCAACCCTGGATGTAGAACGACGGCGACGAATTTTATTTCAGAATTCTCAGTTTGAGCCAGAGGTAGTCCCTGAGTCCTTACGGGCTATTTCTGAAATTCTGACCAAGGCATTTGCTCAAGTGCTAAATGAAATGGTTGACCTCGATCGCTTCAACCTAGATGGAGTGCTGATGCGGATCAATCGCTTGGAAACTCAGGGCAAGAAGCTAGTTTTTAGTGGTTATGCTCAGATTGATCGCTTTCCAGGTGGTAACTAA
- the ctpA gene encoding carboxyl-terminal processing protease CtpA, which produces MQKKWIAQIGLLLIVPIVVILSWSTPAWAFSEEQRLVNEVWRIVNRSYVDESFNHQNWRSLRQQLLSRPLDNREAAYETIQQMLASLNDPFTRLLRPDQYRSLQTNTSGELTGVGLQIALDPETSELKVIAPLESSPAEQAGIRPADRISRIDGVSTAKLTLDEAAERMRGPIGSRVILTVARKGESELDIPVVRDRIAINPVYAQLRTLPERPPIGYIRLNQFNANATVELAKAVHRLEDQGAEGYILDLRNNPGGLLQAGVEIARLWLDSGTIVYTVNRQGIQDSFEANGPALTQDPLVVLVNQGTASASEILAGALQDNGRAELVGEKTFGKGLIQSLFELSDGSGLAVTVAKYETPNHQDINKLGITPDRVVPLEAITRDQVATEQDQQYQAAVELLTQRSVLAGAA; this is translated from the coding sequence ATGCAAAAAAAGTGGATTGCTCAGATTGGGTTGTTGCTGATAGTGCCAATTGTGGTGATTTTGAGTTGGTCTACGCCAGCTTGGGCTTTTAGTGAGGAGCAGCGATTAGTAAATGAAGTTTGGCGGATTGTGAATCGCTCTTATGTCGATGAGTCCTTCAACCATCAAAATTGGCGATCGCTCCGTCAGCAACTCCTGAGCCGTCCACTTGACAATCGCGAAGCTGCCTATGAAACAATTCAGCAAATGCTGGCGAGCTTGAACGATCCATTTACTCGGCTGTTGCGACCCGATCAATACCGCAGCTTACAAACCAACACTTCTGGTGAGTTGACTGGAGTTGGCTTGCAGATTGCGCTCGATCCTGAAACGAGCGAGTTGAAAGTGATCGCTCCGCTTGAAAGTTCTCCAGCCGAGCAAGCGGGTATTCGCCCTGCCGATCGCATCTCTCGCATTGATGGTGTTTCTACGGCTAAGTTGACTCTAGATGAAGCAGCCGAAAGAATGCGCGGGCCCATTGGCAGCCGCGTGATTTTGACGGTAGCGAGAAAAGGGGAGTCTGAGTTGGATATTCCAGTGGTGCGCGATCGCATTGCGATTAATCCGGTTTATGCTCAGCTACGCACGTTACCGGAGCGTCCTCCGATTGGTTACATCCGTCTCAATCAGTTCAATGCCAATGCCACTGTGGAATTAGCCAAGGCTGTCCATCGCCTAGAAGATCAAGGAGCAGAGGGTTACATTCTCGATCTCCGCAACAATCCTGGCGGTTTGCTGCAAGCTGGCGTGGAGATTGCTCGCTTGTGGCTGGACTCCGGTACCATCGTCTACACTGTGAATCGCCAAGGGATTCAAGATAGTTTTGAAGCGAATGGCCCCGCGCTCACTCAAGATCCACTTGTTGTTTTGGTGAATCAAGGCACTGCGAGTGCGAGTGAAATTTTGGCAGGAGCCTTGCAAGACAATGGTCGCGCTGAGTTAGTCGGTGAAAAAACCTTTGGCAAGGGTTTAATTCAGTCGTTATTTGAACTCTCCGATGGCTCTGGCTTAGCGGTGACGGTGGCTAAGTATGAAACTCCGAATCACCAAGACATCAATAAGTTGGGCATTACCCCCGATCGCGTGGTGCCACTCGAAGCCATTACCCGCGACCAAGTTGCTACCGAACAGGATCAACAGTATCAAGCGGCTGTAGAACTGCTGACTCAGCGTTCTGTGTTGGCGGGTGCTGCCTAA
- a CDS encoding GAF domain-containing protein: MNHQYALKQSSCLTLASTLLEFLTELPDLNLVLVSFQDPQWMPLQLSLDLKACSGVAPNSTAANSYFKFKPKSGTQQRSPLASSSLAIEEGNANPWLSGCLDLNHLPTHLQLADQTADAPLIFILGISDRFQVLWQAGSHASVQDQERSSEPKHQINLIYDAAAITKFCVALKSQASTLSRLAAALDEAIAVLPQANDSELQSGLSLRLLSALDANAGQPPSLSDSRSSPATNSQIAVEARLSPKTIYQQRHWLQQEKLLHELLHVSSSSLDPQTILRRSAEVIRTIFNVSRCLIAFYSPRDQRVVWGAIARSPELMTWDRHAHYPAWATVEHLIHKYYHLSTWVSDELPLPTEPTEVNGSRTVRAALSSWTQSHPKHVDKWVGGFLCIEQWESDRVWQSEEMYLLHMVIHQIITRVIGMPQRWNC, translated from the coding sequence ATGAATCATCAGTATGCGTTGAAGCAATCTTCTTGTCTGACCTTGGCCTCTACCTTGCTGGAGTTTCTGACAGAGCTACCTGATTTGAACTTAGTGCTAGTTAGCTTTCAAGATCCTCAATGGATGCCTTTACAGCTCAGTTTAGATCTTAAGGCTTGTAGTGGTGTTGCTCCAAATTCAACCGCTGCTAATAGTTACTTCAAATTCAAGCCCAAGAGCGGAACCCAGCAGCGATCGCCTTTAGCGTCATCCAGTTTAGCCATTGAGGAAGGCAACGCGAATCCTTGGCTTTCTGGTTGCTTAGATCTCAATCACTTGCCAACCCATCTTCAACTGGCTGATCAAACTGCTGACGCACCCTTAATTTTTATATTAGGGATCAGCGATCGCTTTCAGGTTTTGTGGCAAGCAGGCTCTCATGCTTCAGTGCAAGATCAGGAGCGCAGTTCCGAGCCTAAGCATCAAATTAATTTAATCTATGATGCCGCCGCCATTACGAAATTTTGCGTTGCTCTAAAGAGTCAAGCTTCCACTCTCTCCAGGCTGGCAGCCGCTCTGGATGAGGCGATCGCAGTGTTGCCCCAGGCCAATGATAGTGAGTTGCAGAGTGGGCTGAGCTTGAGGCTACTCAGCGCCCTGGATGCCAACGCCGGACAACCGCCATCCCTGTCTGATAGCCGCAGTTCTCCAGCCACCAATTCTCAGATAGCCGTAGAAGCTCGACTGAGTCCTAAAACTATCTACCAGCAACGCCACTGGTTACAACAAGAAAAACTTTTGCATGAACTTTTGCATGTTAGTAGTAGCTCTTTAGATCCGCAAACGATTTTACGTCGCTCTGCGGAAGTGATTCGCACTATTTTTAACGTTAGTCGTTGCTTAATTGCCTTTTATAGCCCTAGAGATCAACGGGTAGTTTGGGGAGCGATCGCGCGATCACCCGAACTCATGACTTGGGATCGGCACGCTCACTATCCTGCTTGGGCAACCGTAGAGCACCTAATCCATAAGTATTATCATCTCAGCACTTGGGTTTCCGATGAGTTGCCCTTGCCAACAGAACCTACCGAAGTGAATGGCTCTCGTACTGTTCGCGCCGCCCTTTCTAGTTGGACGCAATCTCACCCAAAGCATGTAGATAAATGGGTGGGTGGTTTTCTTTGTATTGAACAATGGGAGAGCGATCGCGTTTGGCAATCCGAAGAGATGTATTTGCTCCATATGGTCATTCACCAAATCATTACCCGCGTTATTGGCATGCCTCAGAGGTGGAACTGTTAA
- a CDS encoding MotA/TolQ/ExbB proton channel family protein, with protein MAFANLFILGGVVMWPLLGFSLLAMALILERGAFWFRITQRQDRVVREALSLYKRSPQAAFQRLEQNADLPITRIFLTALELEQPSPEEFRLALESAAQAELPLLKRFNTIFETIISVSPLLGLLGTILGLIGSFASLRVGDLGGTNATGVTAGISEALISTASGLVVAIFTLLFANTFRGLYQRQIALIQEYGGQLELLYRHRYERGDLPYASP; from the coding sequence ATGGCATTCGCGAACTTATTCATCTTAGGCGGCGTTGTAATGTGGCCGTTGTTAGGATTTTCGCTCCTGGCAATGGCTTTGATCTTGGAGCGAGGTGCCTTTTGGTTCCGGATTACTCAACGGCAAGACCGTGTAGTGCGCGAAGCGCTGAGCCTATACAAACGCAGTCCTCAAGCGGCATTTCAGAGACTAGAGCAAAATGCTGATCTGCCCATCACTCGCATTTTTTTGACTGCATTGGAGCTAGAGCAGCCCTCGCCAGAGGAATTTCGCTTGGCTTTAGAAAGTGCGGCCCAAGCAGAGCTACCCTTGCTTAAGCGCTTTAATACTATCTTTGAAACCATCATTAGCGTCTCACCCTTGCTAGGTCTGCTCGGAACCATTCTGGGCTTGATTGGCTCTTTTGCTTCGCTGCGAGTTGGAGATTTAGGTGGTACTAACGCTACCGGAGTAACAGCTGGCATTAGTGAAGCCTTAATTTCTACTGCCTCTGGATTAGTGGTGGCTATCTTTACCCTGCTATTTGCCAATACATTCCGAGGGTTATATCAACGGCAAATTGCGCTAATTCAAGAATACGGAGGGCAGTTGGAACTGCTTTATCGCCACCGCTATGAGCGGGGTGACTTGCCTTACGCTTCTCCTTAA
- a CDS encoding phycobilisome rod-core linker polypeptide codes for MTQVQPITVSRHSSPEERRFALTQIYRQVLERQPYAYERQSLAQIEKNFLKDKIGVRRFLKELGHSEVFLQAFYHHASNLKFLDWCFKKFMGRAPMDQEEIQLYCNILMKQGVAQLVTAILDSEEYRKAFGCFTVPYPREQKYYASPKAYLESHLLNHEHFGQRGWGVPTLYWHQLGLNCDGGVCRHPEADEVLAPLGSKEDEELWDLVKLFESSDPEQVVAALSSEQRRALRKAMI; via the coding sequence ATGACCCAAGTTCAACCCATTACGGTCAGCCGTCACTCTTCTCCAGAGGAGCGCCGCTTTGCTTTGACCCAAATTTATCGCCAAGTGCTAGAGCGGCAGCCCTATGCCTATGAGCGTCAGAGTCTAGCTCAAATCGAGAAAAACTTTTTGAAAGACAAAATTGGGGTTAGACGATTTCTCAAAGAATTGGGCCATTCAGAAGTTTTTCTGCAAGCCTTCTATCACCATGCTTCTAATCTCAAGTTTTTAGATTGGTGCTTCAAAAAGTTCATGGGTCGCGCTCCCATGGATCAAGAAGAAATCCAGCTCTACTGCAATATTTTGATGAAGCAAGGAGTGGCTCAGCTCGTGACTGCCATCCTGGACTCAGAAGAATATCGGAAAGCTTTTGGCTGCTTCACAGTGCCCTATCCTCGCGAGCAGAAGTACTATGCGTCCCCTAAAGCATATTTGGAATCTCATTTGTTAAATCACGAGCATTTTGGTCAGCGGGGCTGGGGTGTTCCTACCCTCTACTGGCATCAGTTAGGGCTTAACTGTGATGGCGGGGTGTGTCGGCATCCCGAAGCTGATGAAGTCTTAGCTCCCCTTGGTTCTAAGGAAGATGAGGAACTCTGGGATCTAGTCAAGTTGTTTGAATCTTCTGACCCTGAGCAGGTGGTGGCAGCGCTCTCATCAGAGCAGCGTCGAGCTTTGCGCAAAGCAATGATCTAG
- a CDS encoding DUF1824 family protein, which produces MQPLTELTVEAAHKILQTFTCIEQGSTESLPSNALVRQALLLVTDLSDYQMFGICADTVTQGLAALKSYLPALGYSADELTVNPIEGPAYIKFNSKTGLCYASPYPGSHRGVLVSCQSALSNGINEMYGHLPLDLFLEAA; this is translated from the coding sequence ATGCAACCCCTGACAGAACTCACAGTCGAAGCAGCACACAAAATTCTTCAAACCTTTACTTGTATCGAGCAAGGCTCTACCGAATCTCTACCCTCAAATGCGCTAGTTCGGCAGGCACTCCTATTAGTGACCGATCTTTCCGACTATCAGATGTTTGGTATTTGTGCTGACACAGTGACTCAGGGGTTAGCCGCTCTCAAGAGTTATTTACCAGCCTTGGGCTACAGCGCAGACGAGCTGACAGTTAACCCAATTGAGGGGCCAGCCTACATCAAATTCAACTCCAAAACTGGCTTGTGTTATGCCAGTCCTTACCCAGGTTCCCATCGTGGCGTTTTGGTTTCCTGCCAGTCAGCTCTGAGCAATGGCATTAATGAAATGTACGGGCACTTACCCCTAGATTTATTCTTAGAAGCTGCGTGA
- the petB gene encoding cytochrome b6, with protein sequence MAKVYDWFEERLEIQALADDVTSKYVPPHVNIFYCLGGITLTCFLIQFATGFAMTFYYKPTVTDAFASVQYLMTDVNFGWLIRSIHRWSASMMVLMMILHVFRVYLTGGFKKPRELTWVTGVILAVITVSFGVTGYSLPWDQVGYWAVKIVSGVPDAIPVVGPFIVELLRGSSSVGQATLTRYYSLHTFVLPWLIAVFMLLHFLMIRKQGISGPL encoded by the coding sequence ATGGCAAAAGTGTACGACTGGTTTGAGGAACGCCTTGAGATTCAGGCCCTCGCTGATGACGTCACCAGCAAATACGTACCTCCCCACGTTAATATCTTCTACTGTCTGGGTGGCATTACCCTGACTTGCTTCTTAATCCAGTTCGCGACTGGATTTGCAATGACGTTCTACTATAAGCCAACCGTAACTGATGCTTTTGCTTCAGTTCAGTACCTGATGACAGATGTCAACTTTGGTTGGCTGATCCGCTCCATCCACCGCTGGTCTGCCAGCATGATGGTGCTGATGATGATTCTGCACGTCTTCCGGGTTTACCTCACTGGTGGTTTCAAAAAGCCTCGTGAGCTGACCTGGGTGACAGGTGTAATTTTGGCCGTAATCACCGTTTCTTTTGGTGTAACTGGCTACTCCCTACCTTGGGACCAAGTTGGTTACTGGGCTGTCAAGATCGTTTCTGGCGTCCCTGATGCTATCCCAGTCGTAGGCCCCTTTATCGTTGAATTACTTCGCGGTAGTAGCAGTGTGGGTCAAGCAACTTTGACTCGCTATTATAGCTTGCACACCTTCGTTCTGCCTTGGTTGATTGCAGTCTTTATGCTGCTGCACTTCCTCATGATCCGTAAGCAAGGAATCTCTGGTCCCTTGTAA
- a CDS encoding CIA30 family protein: MAPRNSVSWDAGRFLKTLAYFDVIPLFNCLQRLFKGQTQHPINSPTGAKRMGVVLVVGAISDLGQQVVQRLRAQGYQVRSLVPNLSQGQEILDAEVDLVVADITQPETLIPQTLGSIDAIAYCPDTTLASGGINSPSPTTSLAIQNLVEAAAHVLSQSGETTLFDFTYPSTNLKELWGAVDDVVMGGVSQSEMRLSDTSALFMGNVSTANSGGFASIRTRNFSSAIALGNYQGIKLRVKGDGNRYKFLLRTEEKWDGVAYSYSFDTVSDQWMDVEIPFSALIPVFRAKTVPDDGPIDPNRICSCQFMLSKFEYDGGLNPQFTAGQFQLEISSVKAYGGPTLPQFVLLSVATSPQPDQLESDSTSLPQGEERVRSSGIPHTIIRLHPSTASLGDRFSDLATPADIAELCVQVLAQPEACNRTFEKAVN, translated from the coding sequence ATGGCCCCTAGAAACTCCGTGTCGTGGGATGCAGGCCGATTTCTAAAAACATTGGCCTACTTTGATGTCATTCCCCTTTTTAATTGCTTACAGCGGCTGTTCAAAGGACAAACTCAGCATCCGATCAATTCCCCAACTGGAGCAAAACGCATGGGTGTGGTTTTAGTGGTAGGAGCAATCAGCGACCTGGGGCAACAAGTCGTCCAACGCTTACGGGCGCAAGGGTATCAAGTGCGATCGCTCGTACCCAATTTATCGCAAGGGCAAGAAATTTTGGACGCAGAGGTGGATTTGGTCGTGGCAGACATCACCCAACCCGAAACGCTGATTCCGCAGACTTTGGGTAGTATTGACGCGATCGCTTATTGCCCGGATACTACCCTGGCATCTGGGGGCATCAACTCCCCAAGCCCAACCACATCTTTAGCCATACAAAACTTGGTCGAAGCTGCTGCTCATGTCCTGAGCCAGTCTGGAGAAACTACTCTTTTTGATTTCACCTACCCCTCCACAAATCTAAAAGAGCTTTGGGGCGCGGTCGATGACGTGGTGATGGGAGGTGTGAGCCAAAGCGAGATGCGCCTCAGTGACACTAGCGCTTTATTCATGGGCAATGTCTCAACTGCGAACTCTGGCGGCTTTGCCTCCATCCGCACTCGTAACTTCTCATCCGCGATCGCCCTAGGCAATTACCAAGGCATCAAGCTACGGGTCAAGGGCGATGGTAACCGCTATAAGTTTCTGCTGCGAACCGAGGAGAAATGGGATGGTGTCGCTTATTCCTACTCCTTTGATACCGTTTCTGATCAATGGATGGATGTTGAAATTCCTTTCAGTGCTTTGATTCCAGTCTTTCGCGCTAAAACTGTACCCGATGATGGCCCAATCGACCCCAACCGCATTTGCTCCTGCCAGTTCATGCTGAGCAAGTTTGAGTATGACGGAGGCTTAAACCCTCAATTTACCGCTGGTCAGTTTCAGCTCGAAATTTCCTCTGTCAAAGCTTATGGTGGCCCCACCCTACCTCAGTTTGTTTTGCTTAGCGTCGCCACCTCTCCCCAGCCAGATCAATTAGAGAGTGATTCAACCTCACTTCCCCAAGGCGAAGAACGGGTGCGATCGAGTGGTATTCCACACACGATCATTCGTCTCCACCCATCAACTGCATCACTAGGCGATCGCTTTTCAGACTTAGCCACACCAGCAGATATTGCCGAGTTGTGCGTACAAGTTTTAGCCCAACCTGAAGCTTGCAATCGTACTTTTGAAAAAGCCGTGAATTGA